A single Carnobacterium alterfunditum DSM 5972 DNA region contains:
- a CDS encoding NCS2 family permease: MNFFKLKEKQTSIKQEMIAGATSFFALSYIIVVNPLILADAGIPAELSVFSTIIISAIGSIMMGLWGKAPIVLVPGMGINAFFTYTIVDSLGLSWQQALAVIFVSGVIFTGIAYTSISKLLADAIPESLKHGITAGIGLFLVVIGLENGGILVDGGDSSFIALGDLSQPLVLLAVIGILLSGVLYLRNVPGSFFIGIVVITIISLITRVHEVSASSFSLSNLSEFPALIGDFDFSTLFSVPFLLAVFSLTMILIFEAIGLFEGMLEDKTRFKSAFKVSGIMTMVSALFGTSPTVAAAESASGIKAGGKTGLTAVTAGVLFLLSLLFTPLLSYIPNAALAPVIVITGAIMMENLKHIPFDDFSEWFPAFLILVMIPLTSSIVDGLAFGFVAYPIFKLAKGEFFKVKKAMHVVSFLFLLTMIAITII; the protein is encoded by the coding sequence TTGAATTTTTTTAAATTGAAAGAAAAGCAAACAAGCATTAAGCAAGAAATGATTGCAGGTGCTACATCATTTTTCGCATTGTCTTATATCATTGTCGTTAATCCTTTAATATTGGCAGATGCAGGTATTCCTGCTGAACTAAGTGTTTTTAGTACGATCATTATTTCAGCTATCGGCAGTATAATGATGGGATTGTGGGGGAAAGCACCTATAGTCCTAGTACCAGGTATGGGAATAAATGCGTTCTTTACGTATACGATCGTTGATTCGTTGGGTCTTTCCTGGCAGCAAGCATTAGCAGTGATCTTTGTCTCGGGAGTGATTTTTACAGGTATTGCTTATACTTCTATCAGTAAATTGTTAGCAGATGCTATTCCGGAGTCATTGAAACATGGAATCACAGCCGGAATCGGTCTTTTTCTAGTTGTGATCGGGTTAGAAAATGGTGGTATTCTTGTTGATGGAGGAGACAGTTCTTTTATCGCTTTAGGAGATTTATCTCAACCGTTGGTATTATTAGCTGTTATCGGGATTTTACTATCTGGTGTGCTGTATTTAAGAAATGTACCCGGCAGTTTTTTTATTGGAATTGTAGTTATTACTATTATCTCGTTGATAACTCGTGTTCATGAAGTTAGTGCTTCTTCATTTTCATTAAGCAATCTTTCTGAATTTCCAGCACTTATAGGGGATTTTGATTTTTCAACACTCTTTAGCGTACCTTTTTTATTAGCTGTATTCTCACTAACGATGATCTTGATTTTTGAAGCGATAGGTCTTTTTGAAGGTATGTTAGAAGATAAGACACGTTTTAAAAGTGCTTTTAAAGTTAGTGGAATTATGACTATGGTATCTGCTTTGTTTGGAACAAGTCCAACTGTAGCAGCAGCTGAAAGTGCATCTGGCATCAAAGCTGGAGGTAAGACAGGGCTAACGGCTGTAACGGCTGGAGTATTATTTTTACTTTCGTTGTTGTTCACGCCACTGTTATCTTATATTCCTAATGCAGCATTAGCACCAGTTATCGTTATTACTGGTGCAATTATGATGGAAAATCTAAAACACATTCCTTTTGATGATTTCAGTGAATGGTTCCCAGCTTTTCTAATTCTAGTGATGATTCCTTTAACTTCAAGTATTGTTGATGGATTAGCATTTGGTTTTGTAGCATATCCTATTTTTAAATTAGCAAAGGGAGAATTTTT
- a CDS encoding glycoside hydrolase family 13 protein, producing the protein MTETIYYNSWLTEYKKPFGAVSVNEEVTFTLTCECPVVEPVCLVVQKDFGDTFEVKMRPDGLSQHQVTIQLTEGQGLYYYFFKLTLQKEHQTRIVYYGNNKRFKGGEGQIYEDEHQVKPYQLTSYLYEDPSPKWYREGVAYHIFVDRFCNGNEDGTVLNPKRNSFLYAHQEDLPMYIKNKDGEVIRWEFYGGNLKGIIQKLPYLKALGITILYLSPIFEARSNHKYDTGDFMKIDPMFGDEETFKELIQKAEKNGMHILLDGVFNHSGADSRYFNLFGTYNEKGAYQSNESIYSNWYTFKKFPEFYESWWGVRDLPKLNTENPEVRSFIYEGKNSVIRKWSKLGIGGWRLDVADELSDDVLKGIRSALDETVPNSVLIGEVWEDVSNKISYNKRRHYIEGGMLHGAMNYPFREIIIGLLQNTITPQEAAEKWMNLKENYPAEAFKSNFNNIGTHDSKRILTILDRNVSKLKQAMALLFVLPGVPCLYYGDEAGLEGNEDPDNRRMYPWGRENNEIQMFAKKMSAIRNKEGSLREGDFYPFSQGGLMGIIRLVSKEEFVIALLNTSNEKIHLETSAIPEQYDLNIPSFLNENQIEHIQIEGNGMVLLKKEIDQETMIHII; encoded by the coding sequence ATGACGGAAACGATTTATTACAATTCTTGGTTAACAGAATACAAAAAACCTTTTGGAGCAGTATCGGTCAATGAAGAAGTAACCTTTACCCTTACTTGCGAATGCCCGGTCGTTGAACCAGTTTGTCTTGTTGTACAAAAAGATTTTGGAGATACATTCGAAGTCAAAATGCGTCCAGACGGACTCTCTCAACACCAAGTAACGATTCAATTAACAGAAGGTCAAGGATTGTATTATTATTTCTTTAAACTAACGCTTCAAAAAGAACACCAAACAAGAATCGTTTATTATGGAAATAATAAACGATTCAAGGGTGGAGAAGGACAAATTTACGAAGATGAACACCAAGTGAAACCTTATCAATTAACCAGTTATCTTTACGAAGACCCTTCACCTAAATGGTATCGCGAAGGAGTAGCCTATCATATTTTTGTTGATCGTTTCTGCAATGGTAATGAAGATGGAACTGTATTGAATCCTAAAAGAAATTCGTTTCTTTATGCCCATCAAGAAGATTTGCCCATGTACATCAAAAATAAAGATGGAGAAGTCATTCGTTGGGAATTTTATGGTGGAAATTTAAAAGGAATCATCCAAAAGCTGCCTTATTTAAAGGCATTAGGTATAACGATTTTATACCTTAGTCCTATATTTGAAGCGCGCAGCAACCATAAATACGATACAGGTGATTTTATGAAAATCGATCCTATGTTTGGAGATGAAGAAACATTTAAAGAGCTTATTCAAAAAGCTGAAAAAAATGGTATGCATATTCTTTTGGATGGCGTATTTAACCATTCTGGTGCAGACAGCCGCTATTTTAATTTATTTGGAACTTATAATGAAAAGGGTGCTTACCAGTCTAATGAAAGTATTTATTCTAATTGGTATACTTTTAAAAAATTCCCGGAATTTTATGAGTCATGGTGGGGCGTTAGAGATTTACCAAAGTTGAATACAGAAAATCCAGAAGTCCGTTCTTTTATTTATGAAGGCAAAAATAGCGTTATACGAAAGTGGTCAAAGTTAGGTATAGGCGGATGGCGTCTAGATGTAGCGGATGAGTTGTCGGATGATGTATTAAAAGGCATCCGATCAGCATTGGACGAAACGGTCCCAAATTCTGTATTAATTGGAGAAGTATGGGAGGACGTTTCGAATAAAATTTCTTATAATAAGCGTCGCCATTATATTGAAGGTGGTATGTTGCATGGAGCGATGAATTACCCTTTTCGTGAGATTATTATAGGCTTGCTCCAAAACACGATCACTCCACAAGAAGCTGCTGAAAAATGGATGAATTTGAAAGAAAATTATCCTGCCGAAGCATTCAAAAGTAATTTTAATAATATAGGAACACATGATTCTAAACGGATTTTAACAATACTAGACCGCAATGTATCAAAATTAAAGCAAGCGATGGCTTTATTATTTGTTCTGCCGGGAGTTCCTTGTCTTTATTATGGAGATGAAGCGGGCCTGGAAGGAAATGAAGATCCGGATAATCGTAGAATGTATCCATGGGGAAGAGAAAATAATGAGATTCAAATGTTTGCAAAAAAAATGAGCGCTATCCGTAATAAAGAAGGCAGCCTAAGAGAAGGCGATTTTTATCCCTTTTCGCAAGGTGGATTAATGGGTATTATTAGGTTGGTAAGCAAGGAAGAATTTGTAATTGCCCTTTTAAATACGTCCAATGAAAAAATCCATCTAGAAACTTCAGCTATTCCAGAGCAGTATGATCTTAACATTCCATCCTTTTTAAATGAGAATCAAATAGAGCATATCCAAATAGAAGGAAATGGGATGGTTCTTTTAAAAAAAGAAATAGATCAAGAAACCATGATCCATATTATTTAG
- a CDS encoding glycogen/starch/alpha-glucan phosphorylase, translating into MTLTTNIFKKEFKKVFESQHASNIKDSSSEQQYAALANFIKFYSSDNWKQTNQLYIDEQVKQVYYFSMEFLPGRMLKSNLLNLGILDTVRDGITEMGLDFDAIVQSEVDPALGNGGLGRLASCFMDSIASLAIPGNGNGIRYRYGLFQQRFVDGYQVELPDNWLRNGNIWEVRKENKAVMIRFGGEVYLKEDGENKLRPIYSNTQNILAVPYDTGMIGYENDVVNNLRLWSAEIPPEEEINFKTSAERVLVNQITEVLYPDDSNYEGQLLRLRQEYFFTSAGIQSIIRFFKKQQLPWSEFPNKIAIHVNDTHPALCIPELMRILLDEEGLSWEKAWDITKKSISYTNHTIMQEAMEKWPVHMVQELIPRIYQIIEAINQRHIDKKIPLYGEELTYRTTIISDGNIKMANLAIIGSHSVNGVAQLHTDILKEEILHDFYEMYPSKFNNKTNGITQRRWLHLANEKLTQLIDTKIGKEWKTSPAELRQFKAYSKDEETLNLLSDIKLENKKRFAAYAKEKYAIELDPTALFDVQIKRLHAYKRQLLNALHILDRYLKIKDDPKIELQPRVFIFGAKAAPSYIYAKQIIKFINALAELVNNDPDVGNKIKIVFVENYGVSLAELIIPAADISEQISLAGKEASGTSNMKLMLNGALTMATLDGANIEIKDLVGEDNIFLFGMTNDEVNRMNREGHYSSKTVLKNNPRLNRILECLINGTIPDIEVEGRVIYDSLVQYNDEYYVLQDFESFVAAQERADILYQDKPLWNQKALINIASSGPFSADFTIMRYAEEIWNVKERPTKDKVFLKGNQPV; encoded by the coding sequence ATGACATTAACAACTAATATATTTAAAAAAGAATTTAAGAAAGTATTTGAAAGCCAGCATGCTTCAAATATAAAAGATTCTTCTTCAGAGCAACAATATGCCGCTTTAGCAAATTTTATAAAATTTTATTCTTCTGATAATTGGAAACAAACGAATCAGCTTTATATAGACGAACAAGTTAAGCAAGTCTACTATTTTTCCATGGAATTTTTACCGGGACGTATGTTGAAAAGCAATTTGTTGAATTTAGGTATTTTAGATACCGTTCGAGACGGAATCACTGAAATGGGCTTGGATTTTGATGCAATCGTTCAATCAGAAGTAGATCCTGCTTTAGGCAATGGTGGTCTAGGACGTTTGGCCTCTTGCTTTATGGATTCAATTGCTTCCCTTGCCATACCTGGAAATGGAAATGGTATTCGCTACCGATATGGGCTGTTTCAACAAAGATTTGTAGACGGGTACCAAGTTGAGCTGCCTGATAACTGGCTGCGTAACGGGAATATTTGGGAAGTTAGAAAAGAAAACAAAGCCGTTATGATTCGTTTTGGCGGTGAAGTCTACTTGAAAGAAGATGGGGAGAATAAGTTGCGTCCTATTTATTCGAACACTCAAAATATTCTTGCTGTACCTTACGATACAGGAATGATCGGTTACGAAAATGATGTCGTTAATAATCTTCGCTTATGGTCGGCCGAGATTCCTCCTGAAGAAGAAATAAACTTCAAAACAAGTGCTGAACGAGTATTAGTGAATCAAATTACGGAAGTCCTTTATCCGGATGATTCCAACTATGAAGGACAGCTGCTTCGATTGCGCCAAGAGTATTTCTTTACGTCTGCAGGAATCCAAAGCATTATTCGTTTTTTCAAAAAGCAGCAGTTGCCATGGAGTGAGTTTCCTAATAAAATTGCCATTCATGTAAATGATACACACCCAGCTTTATGTATTCCTGAATTGATGCGTATATTGCTAGATGAAGAAGGATTGAGTTGGGAAAAAGCGTGGGATATTACAAAGAAATCTATTAGTTATACTAATCACACCATTATGCAAGAAGCGATGGAGAAATGGCCTGTTCATATGGTACAAGAGTTGATTCCGCGTATTTATCAAATTATTGAGGCTATCAATCAACGCCATATAGATAAAAAAATCCCTCTATATGGAGAAGAACTGACTTATAGGACAACGATTATTTCAGATGGCAATATCAAAATGGCCAACTTAGCAATCATCGGAAGCCACAGTGTAAATGGTGTTGCCCAGCTGCACACAGATATTTTGAAGGAAGAAATACTGCATGATTTTTATGAAATGTATCCCTCTAAATTCAACAATAAAACAAATGGTATCACGCAACGAAGGTGGCTACATTTGGCTAATGAAAAGCTGACACAGTTGATTGATACTAAAATCGGTAAAGAATGGAAGACAAGTCCAGCAGAACTAAGACAATTTAAAGCTTACTCAAAAGATGAAGAAACGCTTAACCTGTTGTCCGATATAAAGCTGGAAAATAAAAAACGATTTGCCGCATATGCGAAAGAAAAATATGCCATTGAACTTGATCCTACAGCTTTATTTGATGTACAAATCAAAAGATTGCATGCTTATAAACGCCAATTGTTAAATGCACTGCATATTTTGGATCGTTATTTGAAGATCAAAGATGATCCTAAAATCGAATTACAGCCAAGAGTCTTTATTTTTGGGGCTAAAGCAGCACCTAGTTATATTTATGCAAAACAAATCATAAAATTTATCAATGCATTAGCTGAATTGGTAAACAATGATCCAGATGTAGGAAATAAAATAAAAATCGTTTTTGTCGAAAATTATGGAGTCTCGTTGGCAGAGTTGATCATCCCAGCTGCAGATATTAGCGAACAAATATCATTAGCAGGTAAAGAAGCTTCTGGAACAAGCAATATGAAATTGATGCTGAATGGTGCCTTGACCATGGCAACCTTAGATGGTGCAAATATTGAAATCAAGGATCTAGTAGGGGAAGACAACATTTTCTTGTTTGGGATGACGAACGATGAAGTGAATCGAATGAATAGAGAAGGACATTATTCTTCTAAGACAGTCCTAAAAAACAACCCACGTTTAAATAGAATATTGGAGTGTCTGATAAATGGTACTATTCCGGATATCGAAGTAGAGGGCAGAGTGATCTATGACTCATTGGTTCAATACAACGATGAATACTATGTCTTGCAAGATTTCGAAAGTTTTGTTGCAGCACAAGAAAGAGCAGATATCTTATACCAAGATAAACCGTTGTGGAATCAAAAAGCATTGATCAATATCGCAAGCTCTGGACCATTTTCAGCGGACTTCACGATCATGCGCTATGCAGAGGAAATATGGAATGTTAAAGAGAGGCCTACAAAAGATAAAGTTTTTTTAAAAGGAAATCAGCCAGTATAA
- the glgA gene encoding glycogen synthase GlgA, giving the protein MKVLFAAAECAPFFKTGGLGDVAGALPKELKKQGVDVRVVLPLYSTMPQKYKDQLEDVVQFEVKVGWRSQYCGIKKLEKDNVVYYFVDNLYYFDRPSIYGFEDDGERFAFFSQAICEMLEKIAFIPDILHVNDWHTSIIPVLLKDKYQWIDSYQSIKTILTIHNLQFQGVYDQFVLSDLYGIGYNAVHDHGLKYYDQINCLKGGIFYADQVTTVSPTYAQEIQTPQFGENLDGVLRYNNYKLSGILNGIDYDVFDPETDDLIPAHFSAKKLAGKALNKIALQERVGLPVNKEIALMSMVSRLTTQKGCDLLREQVEELMHRNIQILILGTGEKEYEDSFKYFTWKYPKNFKVIVDFDVALAQHIYAGSDLFIMPSAFEPCGLSQLNSLRYGTLPIVHETGGLKDTVEPFNPLTGEGTGFSFYDFRSSVMVETIDRALTVYYDEPKVWMSLVEQAMAKDFSWEKSTKEYIRVYTAVLKA; this is encoded by the coding sequence ATGAAAGTATTATTTGCTGCGGCAGAATGTGCCCCTTTTTTTAAGACCGGCGGATTAGGTGATGTCGCAGGTGCTTTACCAAAAGAGTTAAAGAAGCAAGGTGTAGATGTACGTGTGGTATTGCCCTTGTACAGTACGATGCCTCAAAAATACAAAGATCAATTAGAAGATGTTGTTCAGTTTGAAGTGAAAGTTGGCTGGAGAAGCCAATATTGCGGCATTAAAAAATTGGAAAAAGATAACGTTGTCTATTACTTTGTTGACAATCTTTACTACTTTGACCGTCCAAGTATTTATGGTTTTGAAGATGATGGCGAACGGTTTGCTTTTTTCTCGCAAGCAATTTGTGAAATGTTAGAAAAAATAGCATTCATTCCAGATATATTGCATGTAAATGATTGGCATACTTCTATTATTCCAGTCCTACTAAAAGATAAATACCAATGGATAGACAGTTATCAATCGATCAAAACGATCTTAACGATCCATAATTTGCAATTTCAAGGTGTATATGATCAATTCGTATTATCTGATTTATATGGCATTGGATACAATGCCGTTCATGATCATGGTTTGAAATATTATGACCAAATCAATTGTTTAAAAGGTGGTATTTTTTATGCGGATCAAGTCACTACGGTTAGTCCAACATACGCACAAGAAATACAAACACCTCAATTTGGTGAAAATTTAGATGGTGTATTGCGGTATAACAACTATAAATTAAGTGGTATTTTAAATGGGATCGATTATGATGTCTTTGATCCTGAAACGGATGATTTGATTCCAGCACATTTCTCTGCTAAAAAATTAGCAGGAAAAGCACTCAATAAAATAGCTTTGCAAGAACGAGTTGGCTTGCCTGTAAATAAGGAGATTGCTTTGATGTCAATGGTTAGTCGATTGACTACTCAAAAAGGCTGTGATTTATTAAGAGAGCAGGTAGAAGAATTAATGCACCGTAATATTCAAATTCTCATATTAGGTACAGGAGAAAAAGAATATGAAGATAGTTTCAAGTATTTCACATGGAAATACCCGAAAAATTTCAAAGTTATCGTTGATTTTGATGTGGCCTTAGCTCAGCATATTTACGCTGGGAGTGATCTATTTATTATGCCTTCTGCCTTTGAACCTTGTGGGCTTTCTCAATTGAACTCTCTTCGCTATGGTACACTACCGATCGTCCATGAAACGGGCGGATTAAAAGATACGGTAGAACCTTTCAATCCGCTAACGGGCGAAGGAACAGGGTTCAGCTTTTATGATTTCCGTTCATCTGTAATGGTTGAAACCATTGATCGTGCATTAACTGTGTACTACGATGAACCAAAGGTATGGATGTCATTGGTAGAGCAAGCTATGGCAAAAGATTTTAGTTGGGAAAAATCAACTAAGGAATATATAAGAGTCTATACAGCAGTACTTAAAGCATAA
- the glgD gene encoding glucose-1-phosphate adenylyltransferase subunit GlgD: protein MKTNEQLCAVVNLDESESKLMPLTKRRALAALPFGSRYRLIDFPLSSLYSAEVNSVALFVRGSARALLDHVRSGYPWGMESTVGGGLFIHAGAEFKEALEKLEPDQISSYYQDQIDFVRHSKKEYVVVMGSKMLCNVDLKAVLRSHIANEADITVVYKNVTREFCLPDSIANCLTFEVEGESKLADLLPACEIPKKETKLAVGMGIAIMKTDKFIELTNEAANNRIKGDINVLIKHSLKKNTVHGYEYTGYLKNIETISSYYEANMDLLDEDNYNALFYRSQPVITKVKNGAPTYYSKEAVITNSQFASDCVIDGIVEDSIVFRKVTIEKTAIVRHSLIMQGSKIAEGAELDYVILDKGVKIGPGVKLKGTKKNPLVVEKNREINVEKGVEK from the coding sequence ATGAAGACTAATGAACAGTTATGCGCAGTAGTGAATCTAGATGAATCAGAGTCAAAATTAATGCCTTTAACAAAGAGAAGAGCATTAGCAGCATTGCCATTTGGCTCACGGTATAGGCTGATTGATTTTCCTCTTTCCAGTTTGTATAGTGCAGAGGTCAATTCGGTTGCATTATTTGTAAGAGGTAGCGCTAGAGCTTTATTGGATCATGTACGAAGTGGATACCCTTGGGGGATGGAGTCGACAGTTGGTGGCGGATTGTTCATTCACGCAGGAGCTGAGTTCAAAGAAGCTTTAGAAAAATTAGAACCAGACCAAATCAGCAGCTACTACCAAGATCAGATTGATTTTGTTCGACATTCTAAAAAAGAGTATGTTGTTGTTATGGGCAGTAAAATGCTTTGCAATGTAGATTTAAAGGCTGTTTTAAGAAGCCATATCGCAAACGAAGCTGATATTACTGTGGTCTATAAAAATGTTACAAGAGAATTTTGCTTACCGGATTCGATTGCTAATTGTTTAACTTTTGAAGTAGAAGGAGAAAGTAAATTAGCTGATTTACTTCCTGCATGCGAAATTCCAAAAAAAGAAACAAAATTGGCTGTTGGAATGGGAATTGCAATTATGAAAACGGATAAATTTATCGAATTAACAAACGAAGCAGCGAATAATAGAATAAAAGGAGATATCAATGTTTTAATTAAACATAGTTTGAAAAAAAACACGGTACATGGCTATGAATATACTGGCTATTTGAAAAATATTGAAACAATTTCAAGTTATTATGAAGCAAATATGGATCTACTTGATGAAGACAATTACAATGCGCTATTCTATCGTAGCCAACCGGTCATTACAAAAGTGAAAAATGGAGCACCAACTTATTATTCAAAAGAAGCGGTTATTACTAATTCTCAGTTCGCCAGTGATTGTGTAATAGATGGCATAGTTGAGGACTCGATCGTTTTCCGTAAAGTGACCATTGAAAAAACAGCGATCGTCAGACATTCCTTGATCATGCAAGGCAGTAAAATTGCTGAGGGGGCAGAATTAGATTACGTTATTTTAGATAAAGGCGTAAAAATTGGTCCAGGAGTTAAATTAAAAGGGACCAAGAAAAATCCATTGGTAGTTGAAAAAAATCGTGAAATCAATGTTGAAAAGGGAGTTGAAAAATGA
- a CDS encoding glucose-1-phosphate adenylyltransferase, with translation MKKIETLAMILAGGQGTRLGKLTRDIAKPAVPFGGKYRIIDFALSNCANSGIKNVGVVTQYQPLELNTHVGNGENWGLNTHDGGATILQPYSSVDGEKWFNGTAHAIYQNIDFINRYEPEYLLVLSGDHIYKMDYQNMIEFHKEKKAALTVGVIPVPLEEAPRFGIMNTDQTDRIIEFEEKPAEPKSNLASMGIYIFDWPMLKSYLIDNYAKNRTMEDFGKDVIPAYLRNSENVFAYAFKDYWKDVGTIESLWEANMEFLDPNHALNIRDSSWRIYTRNYSAPPQFLTKTSNVSDSMIVDGCYVAGEVKHSIVSPNVKIGKNSTIKDSLIMANVTIGENVTINCAIIGENAKIHDGAQLIGDPKNITVVGYAEEVGGLKDED, from the coding sequence ATGAAAAAAATAGAGACATTAGCTATGATTTTAGCAGGAGGACAAGGAACAAGGCTTGGAAAGTTGACCAGAGATATAGCTAAACCAGCTGTCCCTTTTGGTGGTAAGTATAGGATCATTGATTTTGCGTTAAGTAACTGTGCTAATTCTGGTATAAAAAATGTCGGCGTAGTGACTCAATATCAGCCACTTGAATTAAATACCCATGTTGGAAATGGGGAAAACTGGGGGCTGAATACGCATGATGGTGGTGCGACTATATTACAACCTTATTCAAGTGTCGATGGTGAAAAATGGTTTAATGGAACCGCACATGCGATCTATCAAAATATCGATTTTATTAACCGCTATGAACCTGAATACTTATTAGTACTATCTGGAGACCATATTTATAAAATGGACTATCAAAATATGATCGAATTTCATAAAGAAAAAAAGGCAGCTCTAACAGTAGGGGTCATTCCAGTTCCACTTGAAGAAGCTCCACGCTTTGGGATCATGAATACGGATCAGACAGATCGAATCATCGAATTTGAAGAAAAACCTGCAGAACCTAAAAGTAATTTAGCTTCAATGGGGATCTACATTTTTGATTGGCCAATGCTAAAAAGTTATCTTATTGATAATTATGCTAAAAATCGGACGATGGAAGATTTTGGGAAAGACGTTATTCCAGCATATTTGAGAAACAGCGAAAATGTATTTGCTTATGCATTCAAAGATTATTGGAAAGATGTAGGAACGATTGAAAGTCTTTGGGAAGCAAATATGGAATTTTTAGATCCAAATCATGCATTGAATATAAGAGATTCTTCATGGAGAATCTACACACGAAATTATTCTGCTCCACCTCAATTTTTAACTAAAACCTCAAATGTTTCGGATTCTATGATCGTAGATGGCTGTTATGTTGCAGGTGAAGTCAAGCATTCAATTGTATCACCCAACGTTAAAATAGGTAAAAATTCTACTATTAAAGATAGTTTGATCATGGCCAATGTGACGATAGGCGAGAACGTAACCATTAATTGTGCCATTATTGGAGAAAATGCAAAAATCCATGATGGAGCGCAACTTATCGGGGATCCAAAAAATATTACTGTTGTTGGCTATGCAGAAGAGGTAGGAGGGTTAAAAGATGAAGACTAA